The proteins below come from a single Mya arenaria isolate MELC-2E11 chromosome 8, ASM2691426v1 genomic window:
- the LOC128242935 gene encoding nose resistant to fluoxetine protein 6-like, with protein MNIDDNSPLDLSALTSLASSLTLQSMGVSPGCSNDLLLLLRGLMDRDAWALTVLDAFGKPDSGIKQGRFWFPGGYDECLGVDADVYNNATDTMDKYTGKYCRLELPTGLPMALGVESVIRVGLCVSSRCNVADLNTLVEAVQENLFNGTTQSEIEAVCDEPMQLGAFILFGTLYDILAVQMKGNTNDCDTQHTVTSGVSHVNKAFVGVENGTVLQAVKEDKPPVYTEKADNHVNTEQVNVETFSQKPDQGTMERILLAFSVYSNGAKILNTDQREGSLGALNGIRFLSMAWVILGHTYFFVIGFDANLFTYFYEQQSYASFCAIMYATVSVDSFFTLSGVLVAYLALRELKKVGGGRKLNWPMFYFHRFWRLTPPYMLVLMFGTVLSPYLISGPLRIPGDVPYMGECRKNWWINLLYVNNYVNMDHMCMAWSWYLANDMQFYIISPLILLPLFYNVVAGVVSCIVFLSATVAAGWVVTFKHEYPVQSFLPNVPPPKDGDFNANLYAPSYSRFGPYIVGLFAGYLLYKSKNKLRIPKKLNLLLWFLSLATFCLVIYGPYSQDGNHIFSVDESSAYNALSRTAWGVALAYLIVACSTGHGGWINELLSWRGFIPLSRLTYCAYLIHPLVMLTFYMNRRQLTYFTQFEVIYLFLGHMTITYGLSFIVSLVFEAPMMGLEKAILRKGGK; from the exons ATGAATATAGATGATAATTCACCGTTGGACCTATCGGCGTTGACGTCGTTGGCTTCGTCCTTGACGCTACAGAGTATGGGTGTGTCTCCAGGCTGTAGTAACGACTTGTTGCTATTACTGAGAGGACTGATGGATAGAGACGCCTGGGCTTTGACAG TCTTGGACGCGTTTGGAAAGCCTGACAGCGGTATTAAGCAGGGCCGGTTCTGGTTTCCGGGGGGATATGATGAATGCCTGGGCGTAGACGCTGATGTGTACAACAACGCGACGGACACGATGGACAAATACACAGGCAAATACTGCCGTCTAGAACTCCCCACTGGATTACCCATG GCGTTGGGGGTCGAGAGCGTTATTCGTGTTGGCTTGTGTGTGTCAAGCAGGTGTAACGTAGCCGACCTCAATACTCTTGTTGAAGCTG taCAAGAAAACTTGTTCAATGGGACAACACAATCAGAGATTGAAGCAGTGTGTGATGAGCCTATGCAGCTCG GAGCTTTTATATTGTTTGGCACACTATATGATATTCTGGCTGTCCAAATGAAAGGAAACACAAATGACTGTGACACACAACATACTGTTACCTCGGGCGTTTCCCATGTCAATAAAGCATTTGTGGGAGTAGAAAACGGCACGGTTCTACAAGCCGTAAAGGAGGATAAGCCTCCCGTGTACACAGAAAAGGCCGACAACCATGTGAACACCGAACAAGTTAACGTTGAAACCTTCTCACAAAAACCTGATCAGG GAACGATGGAAAGGATCTTGCTTGCGTTTTCCGTCTACAGCAACGGTGCCAAGATCCTGAATACCGACCAGAGAGAGGGGTCTCTAGGTGCCCTGAATGGTATTCGGTTCCTGAGCATGGCCTGGGTCATCCTTGGACATACTTATTTCTTCGTCATTGGTTTTGATG CGAATTTGTTCACGTATTTCTACGAGCAGCAATCGTATGCTTCTTTCTGTGCCATTATGTACGCAACCGTCTCCGTGGACTCATTCTTCACCCTGAG TGGTGTTCTGGTGGCTTACTTAGCTTTGAGGGAGTTGAAGAAAGTTGGGGGAGGAAGGAAACTCAATTGGCCTATGTTCTACTTTCATAGGTTCTGGAG ACTTACTCCGCCCTACATGCTGGTGTTGATGTTTGGAACGGTACTATCTCCTTACTTGATATCTGGCCCGCTCCGGATACCCGGTGATGTGCCATACATGGGAGAATGTCGGAAAAACTGGTGGATCAACTTGCTCTATGTCAACAACTACGTGAATATGGATCACATG TGTATGGCGTGGAGCTGGTACCTAGCGAACGACATGCAGTTCTACATCATCAGCCCCTTAATTCTGCTTCCGCTCTTTTA CAACGTGGTGGCCGGGGTAGTGTCGTGTATCGTATTCCTCTCGGCCACAGTGGCTGCAGGATGGGTTGTCACGTTCAAACACGAGTATCCCGTGCAGAGTTTCCTGCCAAACGTCCCGCCACC AAAAGATGGAGACTTTAACGCAAATCTATATGCCCCAAGCTACTCCCGGTTTGGACCTTACATAGTTGGATTATTTGCTGGCTACCTGCTTTATAAGTCAAAAAACAAACTAAGAATCCCAAAG AAACTAAATCTATTGCTGTGGTTCTTGAGCCTTGCCACGTTCTGCCTGGTGATATATGGACCATACTCACAGGACGGCAATCATATATTCAGTGTGGACGAATCGTCGGCGTATAACGCCCTGTCTCGCACCGCCTGGGGAGTGGCTCTTGCCTACCTTATAGTTGCATGTTCCACCGGTCACGGAG GCTGGATAAACGAGTTGTTGTCGTGGCGCGGCTTCATTCCCCTGAGTCGCTTGACCTACTGTGCCTACCTTATACACCCTCTCGTTATGTTGACCTTCTACATGAACAGACGACAGCTCacatacttcacacagtttgAAGTG ATATACCTGTTCCTTGGTCACATGACTATTACATATGGTCTCAGTTTCATCGTGTCACTTGTGTTCGAGGCGCCCATGATGGGACTGGAGAAAGCTATCCTCAGGAAGGGTGGAAAATAG